A region of the Cannabis sativa cultivar Pink pepper isolate KNU-18-1 chromosome 3, ASM2916894v1, whole genome shotgun sequence genome:
GTAGTAgttttcttatatattgaattgaaaGTCCTAATTGTTATGATTTTTCACGCTTAAGAAATGATGGTATTGAAGGCCTGAAGATGAGCTGCATTTATTGCGAGTCTGGAAACAGGGTTTAATCTATATTTGACAATTTCTTGAGGGATGGTTTATGGTGGATTAGTGGGTGTGTGTAGCTTAAACTTAATTGGGTGTATGATTCTCCATTTGCAATAACTTGCTAATCGCTTTTATTGATTTCTATGTTGGGATGGTTAGATTTGTTAGAAGATCATTGGGTACATCATGCGACCAATGATCATCGACGGTTCAATCTTTATTGTAAAGTTTGATAAAATCTAGTGGCTTTTCCACTTTCCAGTTATCTTCTGAATGACTGGGTGGGTCTTGGGTTTAAGTCCGTTATCAATTAGGGAAAATTTTGATTTTCACATGAAACTTTTTCTCTATTGTTTGGCTGTGTACATCGCATTTTTATGCTCTTTAGGCTTTTGCAGTGTTAATGCATGTTCTAAAAGCTTATTTGGTTGCCAGGTAGTAAGTGGATCGAGAAACATGGGGCCAGTTGGTGATGTTGTATCCAGAGAAAGTAAGTATTGCCATATTCTATTTGTTATATGCGGCTGTTTCTGAAGATGTTGAATAACTATTTTTAAGGCCCTTTGTTTGAACAACACAAGAAATTGAATGTTTTTCGATTGCTTTCATATCTTGTCTTTAACTAATTGTGCTGTATAATTTGTTCTGACCAAAAGCAAACTGGTAAAAAATATTCTAGTTGATGTTTTTTAGTGCATTGCATTGCACTGTAATCTTAAATCCCATTATTTGTCTTTACAGGCTCATCTGTTACAGAATGGGCACAAGAGGAGTTTCCGAATTGGAATGACCATCAGATGATAGAAAGTGATAGCATGTCTGAAGGCAAAAGGTGGTCTTCACAGCCATTTTCTTCAGCTGCTCGCCTCCTAGAATCAAACTCTTTGTACAGAACTTCATCGTATCCTGAGCAGCAACAGCAACAGCAGCAATACCAACACCAACAACAACATCAACCACACTTTTCCAGTGAACCTATTCCAGTGCCTAAATCTTCCTTCACTTCTTATCCTCCACCAGGTGGCAGATCTCAACAAGCATCACCTAATCAACATTCAGGTCACCCGAATATGCCGTATCTTGCTGGAGGACCTCAGGGGGGATTATCTTCACCAAACCTTTCGCCATTTTCTAACTCACAGCTTCAACTGGCCGGGTTACCTCATGGATCTCATTTTGGTGGAAGTGTGCCACAACTTACTCCTGGTCTGTCTGCTAATAATAACCGGATGCCGAACCAATGGGCTAATCAATCTGGCATGTATCCAGGAGATCACCCTGGAATGTTAAATAGTATGTTACAGCAACAGTTGTCTCATCAAAATGGTATAATGCCTCCACAGATAATGGctcagcagcagcagcagcagcagcaacaGAGAATGCACCATTCAGTTCAGCCATCATTTAACCATATGTCAGGAATGCAGTCTCAATTATTTAATCCTCATCTTCCCCCTTCCCCACCTTTAATGGGCAAATTTGATGCAATGCTCGGTCCTGGTGATCAAAGACCGAAAATGGTTCAGAAAGGCAGACCCTTTCGATTTCCTCAGATGGGTTCTGATATGAATAACCATAGGAATGATGTTGGGTGGCCACAGTACAGATCCAAGTACATGACATCTGATGAAATTGAGGGTATTCTCAGAATGCAACTTGCTGCAACACATAGTAATGACCCATATGTAGATGATTATTACCATCAGGCCAGTCTTGCTAAAAAATCTTCTGGCGCTAAGCTGAGACATCATTTTTGCCCAAACCACTTGAGGGATCTTCCACCACGAGCACGACCTAATAATGAACCACATGCTTTTCTTCAGGTTGATGCTCTTGGGAGGATTCCCTTCTCTTCTATTCGTAGGCCTCGTCCTCTTCTTGAAGTGGACAGTCCAACTTTATCAGGCTCTGGGGGTACTGAACAGAAGGATACTGAGAAGCCCTTAGAGCAGGAACCAATGCTTGCTGCTAGAGTTGCGATTGAGGATGGGCTCTGTCTTCTTCTTGATGTAGATGACATTGACCGCTTCTTGCAATTCAATCTGCTCCCTGACAGTGGAACGCAATTGAGACGTAGGCGACAGGCTGTGTTGGAAGGGCTTGCTGCATCACTTCAGTTGGTTGATCCACTTGGGAAAAATAGTCATACAGTTGGGCCTGTTCCAAAGGATGATCTTGTGTTCTTAAGATTAGTCTCTCTACACAAGGGTCGTAAACTTTTGGCACGGTACCTTCAGCTTCTATTCCCTGGTGGTGATCTCATGCGAATAGTTTGTATGGCCATATTCCGTCACTTACGGTTCTTGTTTGGTGGACTACCCTCTGATCCTGGAGCAGCAGAAACTACAGATAACCTTGCAAAGGTTGTTGCAACATGCATTTGTGAAATGGACCTTGGTTCTCTTAGTGCTTGTCTTGCAGCAGTGGTTTGTTCATCCGAACAGCCTCCACTTCGTCCTCTTGGCAGTTCTTCTGGAGACGGGGCTTCTCTAATCCTGAAATCAGTTCTTGAGAGAGCAACTGAACTATTGACAGATCCCCATGTTGCTAGCAACTATAATATGACAAACCGATCTCTTTGGCAGGCTTCATTTGATGAATTTTTTGGCCTTTTAACTAAGTATTGCGTAAATAAGTTCGATAGTATCATGCAGTCTCTTCTTGTTCAGGGCCCAACCAATATGGCTGCTATAGGAGCAGATGCAGCAAGATCTATTAGTCGTGAATTGCCAGTAGAACTTTTGCGCGCAAGTCTTCCACACACCAATGATCAACAGAGGCAAGTATTGTTGGATTTCACTCGACGATCCATGGCTGTGTCTGGATCTAACATTCACAATGGAGGAAATGATGGACGGATGAATTCAGAATCAGTACCGAGTTAACAGTGGAGCATACAAGTTTTTGTGGAAGAACTGAGATACTGTACtttaaaaagtgaaaaaaaaacaaacaaacagagAATATCCGATACGTGCACACGTTGTTTGAGCAGCAAACTTGTTTGCATATCTTTTGCTCTTCTACTACTACTAGTGATATGGTAATTAGCAACACCGGACAGTAATAATGTTGAGTATATGAAGGGCATAGCATTGTTGGGGGTAAGTTTTAGTTGTCTGTAGATTTTATATGGTTTTGTCCCATATTACATGTTTACTGGTTTGGGATATAACTAGTTAGCAGGCCCTTCCTTCCTTCCTTTGTCtttctacattttttttctttccttttctctttcttAAATTCTTATGGATTttgcctttttctttttttcttcctaGAGCTTTATTTTGATGCTCTGTTGTTGAATTTAATACCCTGGTATGAAAATTGAGGGAGGGAGGGATGGGGGTTGGAATATGTATAGATTCTCTAGAACAGTTGGATTTCCCATGTTCTTGTCTATTATTTGTTTTCAAGGATGTGGGGATGAAAAAGTTTGTGCTTTATATCCAAAATTGGGTTTTCTTTCTCTTATGCAAAAGTTTAGGTTGTAAGCAAAAAAAAGCATTGTACTGTGTTTATGAAcaggatgatgatgatgatgattgggGGGGAAAGAGGGTGGTTTTGTCAACTGTAGAAACAATCATGTTTAGATGCTGTttggtttttttaatttactacAGCTTCTAAGTTTTTGTCTCTTGTAAtcgtttgttttttttttcttggaaaAATAACACTTAACAAAGCAATTGGGTGGAACTAtttagtaattttgaattttgattagCTTGCTTTATGTGTTTATTGCCCCCCTCcccccactttttttttttgttttgttttatgatTCTTGCTCTTGTAATCAAATTTGTTTGGTATGATTTATATTGCATAAGTCATTGTATATTCCACTAAGAAAAAacaagatatttatttatttatttttttgaaagagcAAGAAAAAACAAGTTATATGTTGGTTGAGAATTTCTTGTTAAATAAATTTATGACAACAAGCAATTTCACTAGTTAAGTATATAGTCTAGTATTGGTATTATTTTCAGTAGTATTTTCACAAAAttagtaataatattattttataaatattttccaTAATCATCAATACATACATTTACTTCCATTATCTTCTCCTTAAAATAAGGAAACATGTTAAGaaactttgatttttttttttcagatgaaagttaaagaaacaaataaaataaaaaaaggaaaataggAAAGATATTCTAAAATTAAGGAGCATATATGgtataaactaattttttagacATGTTTTAACACACTATCTTAGCAAGTAtcataaaatcaataaaaaattatgacacgtttctcattttaatttaaaaaaatcttgCACTTTTCAATGTGTTTTGATTACTTTGGACAGTGAGATTttcataatacaaaaataatacaCATGCATGAAAACCATCAAAGATTGACAAGGCTTATATTTTTAACAACTTGACTTGAATAATGTCTTGcctaaatccataaccattcacCACCCCACCTaacctttctctctctctctctctctctctctctctctctctctctctctctctaaaaggGAGACAAGGAGACACTGCATTTACTAGAGCCATGTGCAAACTTCCGTAACAAAATCCAATATGAATACAAAAAAGCTTATCCTTTTATTCACACTAGAAGAAAAAAGGTCCTTACttcaatatatattattggGACTCTCTTCTCTCCAACTAACCATAAATGAAGAATGCCTAGATTGTATCATCATCACTATAACAATAATAGGTATCTTCTAAActtgaccaaaaaaaaaaaagtgagacaAACCGACACtcaaaaaaaccctaaaatatcaaAGTTCATTCATGCAAGAAAAGACTCTTCTTTTATTCTTTCCTTGCTTTGCATGTACATAAAAATCGGTTCtttatataaatctcaatataatattcaagaaaaaaacaaaaaaacaaaataaagttACAAACTTTA
Encoded here:
- the LOC115708707 gene encoding protein PAT1 homolog gives rise to the protein MEAFERGSSIQETPNHEDLKQLGNDSTGEVFDASQYAFFGNDVLEEVELGGLDDEEVEMPATGFEEEEFLYGKEEAPISRSLSDIDSLASAFSKVVSGSRNMGPVGDVVSRESSSVTEWAQEEFPNWNDHQMIESDSMSEGKRWSSQPFSSAARLLESNSLYRTSSYPEQQQQQQQYQHQQQHQPHFSSEPIPVPKSSFTSYPPPGGRSQQASPNQHSGHPNMPYLAGGPQGGLSSPNLSPFSNSQLQLAGLPHGSHFGGSVPQLTPGLSANNNRMPNQWANQSGMYPGDHPGMLNSMLQQQLSHQNGIMPPQIMAQQQQQQQQQRMHHSVQPSFNHMSGMQSQLFNPHLPPSPPLMGKFDAMLGPGDQRPKMVQKGRPFRFPQMGSDMNNHRNDVGWPQYRSKYMTSDEIEGILRMQLAATHSNDPYVDDYYHQASLAKKSSGAKLRHHFCPNHLRDLPPRARPNNEPHAFLQVDALGRIPFSSIRRPRPLLEVDSPTLSGSGGTEQKDTEKPLEQEPMLAARVAIEDGLCLLLDVDDIDRFLQFNLLPDSGTQLRRRRQAVLEGLAASLQLVDPLGKNSHTVGPVPKDDLVFLRLVSLHKGRKLLARYLQLLFPGGDLMRIVCMAIFRHLRFLFGGLPSDPGAAETTDNLAKVVATCICEMDLGSLSACLAAVVCSSEQPPLRPLGSSSGDGASLILKSVLERATELLTDPHVASNYNMTNRSLWQASFDEFFGLLTKYCVNKFDSIMQSLLVQGPTNMAAIGADAARSISRELPVELLRASLPHTNDQQRQVLLDFTRRSMAVSGSNIHNGGNDGRMNSESVPS